One region of Limnospira fusiformis SAG 85.79 genomic DNA includes:
- a CDS encoding Gfo/Idh/MocA family protein, producing MNDPIKIAVLGTGRWGVHLLRNFQNHSGFELIAVADSNSEQLKAVGERFTLNPEQMFEHGLAALEVPGLQAVAIATPACTHYDLISVALQRGYHVLAEKPLTINPAKSWELWELAQQQNRQLFVDHTYLFHPVVNQGKQVLAQGVLGQLRYGYATRTHLEPVRQDVDALWDLAIHDIAIFNTWLGQKPVAVQATGTVWLQGDRLLQTEDNSPAFPDSKPGLSDLVVATLTYPDNFRVFLHLCWLNPDKQRRLAVVGSQGTLIFDELSSESPLTLQRGYLEPVNGGWKGAGQSREVLQVEPGEPLKQVCDRFFQCVKANQPCPISSGKIGAELVDILWGLSQSLQTGGLPHPVRDNSSET from the coding sequence ATGAATGACCCGATTAAAATAGCAGTTCTCGGTACAGGACGCTGGGGTGTCCACTTGCTCCGAAACTTTCAAAATCATTCTGGGTTTGAGTTAATAGCAGTAGCTGATAGTAATTCCGAACAGTTAAAAGCTGTGGGAGAACGATTTACACTCAACCCTGAACAAATGTTTGAGCATGGGTTGGCGGCTCTGGAAGTTCCGGGACTACAAGCTGTGGCGATCGCTACTCCCGCCTGCACTCATTATGACTTAATTTCAGTCGCGCTACAACGTGGCTATCATGTCTTAGCCGAAAAACCTTTAACCATAAACCCCGCTAAATCTTGGGAACTTTGGGAACTGGCTCAACAGCAAAATCGACAATTATTTGTCGATCATACCTATCTATTCCATCCAGTAGTTAACCAGGGTAAACAAGTCCTTGCTCAAGGTGTCTTAGGTCAACTACGCTACGGCTATGCTACCCGCACTCACCTAGAACCTGTCCGACAAGATGTTGATGCTCTTTGGGATTTAGCGATTCATGATATTGCTATCTTTAATACCTGGTTGGGTCAAAAACCTGTAGCCGTACAAGCCACCGGAACTGTCTGGCTACAAGGCGATCGTCTTTTGCAAACCGAGGATAATTCCCCAGCCTTTCCCGATAGTAAACCAGGTTTATCTGATTTAGTAGTAGCTACCCTCACTTACCCCGATAACTTTCGAGTTTTCCTACATCTATGCTGGTTAAATCCTGACAAACAGCGCCGTTTAGCAGTCGTCGGAAGCCAAGGAACATTGATTTTTGATGAATTATCCTCCGAGTCTCCTTTAACTCTACAACGCGGCTATTTAGAGCCTGTCAATGGTGGCTGGAAAGGAGCAGGTCAAAGTCGGGAAGTTTTACAGGTCGAACCTGGGGAACCTTTAAAACAAGTATGCGATCGCTTTTTTCAATGTGTTAAAGCCAATCAACCCTGTCCAATTTCTTCCGGTAAAATCGGAGCCGAATTAGTCGATATTCTGTGGGGTTTAAGTCAATCTCTACAAACAGGAGGACTCCCTCACCCCGTCCGTGATAATTCCTCAGAGACTTAA
- the rnc gene encoding ribonuclease III: MQKFNRVSHPQRQNQLEKLIERLGLSTQQKIAWQLLDLALTHPSVSTQDNYEQLEFVGDSVVRLVASELLLETYPNAPVGEFAAVRSILVSDRILAEISNSYGLGRYLLVGGSATRDRLGEESRLADCFEAVLAALYLSTNTLELIRPWLDQHLLERATDIFNDPARQNYKAALQEWTQSCYKILPQYKVNETGYAGDEARFTASVWLRGEQLGTGTGRTIKAAEQAAARVAFLSVAKNGGQTDNE; the protein is encoded by the coding sequence TTGCAAAAGTTTAACCGAGTTAGTCATCCACAAAGACAAAATCAGTTAGAAAAGTTAATTGAACGCTTGGGATTATCTACTCAACAGAAGATTGCATGGCAATTACTTGATTTGGCACTAACTCATCCCAGTGTTTCCACTCAGGATAATTATGAACAACTGGAATTTGTTGGTGATTCCGTGGTGCGTCTGGTGGCTTCAGAACTTTTGTTAGAAACCTATCCTAATGCACCCGTGGGAGAGTTTGCGGCGGTGCGATCTATTTTGGTGAGCGATCGCATTCTGGCGGAAATTTCTAATAGCTATGGTTTGGGAAGATATTTGCTCGTGGGAGGAAGTGCTACCCGCGATCGCCTGGGAGAAGAATCTCGTTTAGCAGATTGTTTTGAGGCTGTTTTGGCTGCACTTTATCTCAGTACCAATACCCTAGAGTTAATTCGTCCTTGGTTAGATCAGCACCTGCTAGAGCGAGCTACTGATATTTTTAATGATCCGGCTCGCCAAAATTATAAGGCTGCTCTCCAAGAATGGACTCAAAGTTGCTATAAAATTTTGCCCCAATATAAAGTTAATGAAACAGGTTATGCTGGTGATGAAGCGCGGTTTACCGCTTCCGTGTGGCTGAGGGGAGAACAATTAGGTACAGGAACAGGTAGAACTATTAAGGCTGCTGAACAGGCGGCGGCTCGTGTGGCTTTTTTATCAGTAGCCAAAAATGGAGGACAAACAGATAATGAATGA